One genomic region from Microaerobacter geothermalis encodes:
- the nuoL gene encoding NADH-quinone oxidoreductase subunit L — MLENAWLIPLFPLLAFILLVAFGRQLKEGASYIGIIAVFGSFVLALFTLIERFGENAENVNRSIEWLTIGDKVINVGFEVNPLNALMLFVVTFVSLLVHIYSKGYMHEDDRVPVFYSYLALFTFSMLGLVISPNLLQIYIFWELVGVCSFLLVGFWYFKPEAKAAAKKAFMVTRIGDVGFFIGIALIFWQVGSLDNSEIFAAVGDGRLSGGMLTLVAILVFIGAIGKSGQFPLHTWLPDAMEGPTPVSALIHAATMVAAGVYLVASVFPLFSASPVALDVVAYTGGITAIFAASIGLVQNDIKRIIAYSTVSQLGYMMLALGAMGYVGGVFHLYTHAFFKALLFLSAGSVIHAVHTQNIQEMGGLWKKMKITGWSFLIGALALSGIFPFAGFWSKDEILVSVWHDGRIGLFWIGVVAAFFTAFYIFRIFFMVFTGEQKGTQVHESPLVMTVPMIILAIMATVAGLINTPFNPILGEWLTNGWTQFGTEEEPVVWIQMVALLISLSGILLAWLMYGKKSVSRDVLVKPFPWAYKVLFHKYYVDEFYGTAFVKPLGVLGRAAFFFDRVIVDGLVQLVAKLTAGIGAWGARLQNGRIQTYGAVALLGLVLLILGLSVAGGYFGI, encoded by the coding sequence ATGTTAGAAAATGCATGGCTGATACCTCTCTTTCCGCTACTAGCCTTTATCCTGCTCGTAGCTTTCGGCCGCCAGTTGAAGGAAGGTGCATCCTATATCGGAATCATTGCCGTATTTGGTTCCTTTGTTCTGGCACTATTTACACTCATAGAGAGGTTTGGCGAAAACGCAGAAAATGTCAATCGTAGCATTGAATGGTTGACCATTGGAGATAAAGTGATTAATGTGGGGTTTGAAGTAAACCCATTAAATGCCCTTATGCTGTTTGTCGTGACCTTTGTCAGTCTCCTGGTTCACATCTACTCCAAAGGATATATGCATGAAGATGATCGTGTGCCAGTCTTTTATTCCTATTTAGCCCTCTTTACCTTCTCCATGCTCGGGTTGGTCATTTCACCCAACCTCCTGCAAATCTATATTTTCTGGGAGTTGGTAGGGGTATGCTCGTTCCTCCTTGTCGGTTTCTGGTACTTTAAACCGGAAGCAAAGGCTGCTGCGAAGAAAGCCTTTATGGTGACCAGGATCGGAGATGTCGGATTTTTTATCGGGATCGCTCTGATTTTTTGGCAGGTGGGAAGCCTGGATAATTCAGAGATCTTTGCTGCTGTCGGTGACGGCCGGTTAAGCGGAGGAATGCTGACACTGGTGGCGATCCTTGTGTTCATCGGGGCCATCGGAAAATCTGGCCAATTCCCCCTTCATACCTGGTTGCCCGATGCGATGGAAGGTCCCACTCCCGTTTCCGCGTTAATCCACGCCGCAACCATGGTGGCTGCCGGAGTTTACTTGGTTGCCAGCGTGTTCCCGCTGTTCAGCGCATCTCCAGTAGCCCTGGATGTAGTGGCCTATACCGGTGGGATTACCGCCATCTTTGCCGCATCCATCGGTTTGGTGCAGAACGATATCAAAAGAATTATTGCTTACTCCACCGTAAGCCAATTGGGATACATGATGCTGGCCCTGGGGGCCATGGGATATGTGGGAGGAGTATTCCATTTATATACCCACGCCTTCTTTAAAGCGTTGTTGTTCCTGTCTGCCGGTAGCGTCATCCATGCCGTTCACACCCAAAACATTCAGGAAATGGGCGGTTTATGGAAGAAGATGAAAATTACCGGATGGAGTTTCCTTATCGGGGCCCTTGCCTTATCCGGAATCTTCCCCTTTGCCGGATTTTGGTCCAAGGATGAAATCCTGGTATCCGTATGGCACGACGGGCGGATTGGCTTGTTCTGGATAGGCGTTGTAGCCGCCTTCTTCACCGCATTTTATATCTTCCGGATCTTCTTTATGGTCTTTACTGGAGAACAGAAGGGAACCCAAGTTCACGAATCCCCGTTGGTCATGACCGTTCCCATGATTATTTTAGCCATTATGGCGACGGTTGCTGGATTGATCAACACGCCATTTAATCCGATTTTGGGCGAATGGCTAACCAATGGCTGGACTCAATTCGGAACAGAAGAAGAACCGGTTGTTTGGATTCAGATGGTAGCTCTTCTCATTTCCTTGTCCGGAATCCTGCTGGCCTGGCTCATGTATGGAAAGAAGAGCGTGTCCAGAGATGTTCTTGTGAAACCATTCCCATGGGCGTACAAGGTCCTGTTTCATAAATATTATGTGGATGAGTTTTACGGAACGGCTTTTGTAAAGCCCCTTGGTGTACTGGGACGTGCCGCCTTTTTCTTTGATCGAGTCATCGTAGACGGATTGGTACAACTGGTGGCCAAGTTAACCGCCGGTATCGGAGCATGGGGCGCAAGGTTACAAAACGGGCGGATTCAAACCTATGGAGCTGTGGCCCTGTTGGGTCTGGTCCTCCTCATTCTCGGATTGTCCGTAGCAGGGGGGTACTTTGGCATATGA
- a CDS encoding NADH-quinone oxidoreductase subunit J, whose product MSGGLIAFFILAILTLGGAFFMLNFTKVVHMAISMALTFLSIAGLFVLLEAEFIAFVQVMIYTGAITIIALFGIMLTRHDTDDEEKKRPGHKFFVFILAAVLFGFLFMGINGMVSPSEAQLAEQNTSMIGQQLFTNYVIPFELASILLLVAMMGAIIIAKREADK is encoded by the coding sequence ATGAGCGGAGGTTTAATAGCTTTCTTTATCCTAGCCATCCTTACCTTAGGTGGAGCCTTCTTTATGCTCAACTTTACCAAAGTGGTCCATATGGCCATTTCCATGGCTCTAACCTTTCTCAGTATTGCCGGACTGTTTGTTCTTTTGGAAGCGGAATTTATTGCCTTTGTTCAGGTGATGATATATACCGGTGCGATAACCATTATTGCTCTCTTTGGAATCATGCTCACGCGGCATGACACCGATGATGAAGAGAAGAAACGTCCAGGCCATAAATTTTTCGTATTTATCCTGGCTGCAGTTTTGTTTGGGTTCCTGTTTATGGGGATCAATGGGATGGTTTCTCCAAGTGAGGCCCAGCTTGCTGAACAAAATACATCCATGATCGGACAGCAGTTGTTTACCAACTACGTCATTCCCTTTGAATTGGCATCTATACTACTATTAGTTGCCATGATGGGAGCAATTATCATTGCAAAAAGGGAGGCGGATAAGTAA
- a CDS encoding complex I subunit 4 family protein, whose translation MNNLLTILTFSPVLGILILLLVPRDKAGVIKWVGILSTLLPLAIALFLYGNFDFTTDEMQFQENYSWISIPFGTSPAGQPVFLSLDYQLGLDGLSLALVILSTLISTMAAVAAMSITKRWKEFFILFLINEIGMLGVFLSLNLFLFFVFFEVSLVAFFFLIAIWGYVDREKAAMKFLIYNGVGSAIMLIAFVAIFMKLGTLEIAEITQYLTNPMSPVNAADSPFYLDYGFRLALMISLLIAFGIKLPIFPVHTWMLRIYTDAHPAVVMIHSAVLLKIGAYGLIRFNAGFFPEVMSDLATFIAILGVINILYGAVLAFVQKDLKMVLAYSSLSHMGIVLLGLAALNFAGLQGAIFQTISHGLISALLMFVVGIIYERTQTSYIHELGGLAKSMPYISGILLTAAMANLGLPGLSGFISEFLAYLGLFGVMPVWATIGALGIILTAAYMLRAVLRSTFGQMPERWADLKDAQPLEAIPMVVLIGFIVLIGVYPAVLSEPLQATIQNIVLRIGG comes from the coding sequence ATGAACAATCTATTAACGATATTAACCTTTTCCCCGGTTTTAGGGATTTTAATCCTGCTACTTGTGCCGCGGGATAAAGCGGGAGTCATTAAGTGGGTCGGAATTTTATCCACCCTTCTGCCGTTGGCGATTGCTCTTTTCTTGTACGGAAACTTTGATTTTACCACTGATGAGATGCAGTTCCAGGAAAATTACTCCTGGATTTCCATTCCGTTTGGCACAAGCCCAGCGGGACAGCCGGTATTTTTAAGCCTGGATTATCAGCTTGGCCTAGATGGGTTATCCCTGGCCTTGGTGATCTTGAGTACCTTGATCAGTACCATGGCAGCCGTTGCCGCCATGAGTATCACCAAGCGCTGGAAAGAGTTTTTCATTCTTTTCCTGATCAATGAGATCGGAATGTTGGGAGTGTTTCTTTCCCTGAACCTGTTCCTGTTCTTCGTTTTCTTTGAAGTTTCACTGGTGGCCTTCTTCTTCCTGATCGCCATTTGGGGATATGTGGATAGGGAAAAGGCGGCCATGAAGTTTTTGATTTACAATGGGGTGGGTTCTGCTATCATGCTGATTGCCTTTGTGGCCATCTTTATGAAGCTGGGAACCCTTGAGATTGCTGAAATTACCCAGTATTTGACCAATCCCATGTCCCCGGTGAACGCGGCAGACAGTCCATTCTACCTGGATTATGGATTCCGCCTGGCCTTGATGATTTCTCTCTTGATCGCCTTTGGAATCAAGCTGCCCATCTTCCCGGTGCACACCTGGATGCTGCGCATCTATACCGATGCCCATCCGGCAGTGGTGATGATCCACTCTGCCGTCCTTTTAAAAATTGGAGCCTACGGATTAATCCGCTTTAATGCAGGATTCTTCCCAGAGGTGATGAGCGATCTGGCTACGTTTATCGCCATCCTAGGGGTTATCAATATCCTCTACGGTGCGGTACTAGCTTTTGTCCAGAAGGATCTGAAAATGGTGCTGGCCTATTCCAGTTTGAGTCACATGGGAATCGTCCTTCTCGGACTGGCGGCATTAAACTTTGCCGGACTTCAGGGAGCAATATTCCAAACCATCTCCCATGGTCTGATTTCCGCGTTGCTAATGTTTGTAGTGGGAATCATCTATGAACGGACCCAAACCTCCTATATTCACGAACTGGGGGGATTGGCCAAGTCCATGCCATACATCAGCGGAATTTTGCTCACCGCAGCGATGGCAAACTTGGGATTGCCCGGACTCTCAGGATTTATCAGTGAATTCCTGGCCTACCTCGGATTATTTGGCGTCATGCCGGTGTGGGCAACCATTGGAGCTTTGGGAATTATCTTGACAGCAGCGTATATGCTGCGGGCCGTACTGCGCTCAACCTTTGGACAAATGCCTGAAAGATGGGCCGATTTAAAGGATGCGCAACCCCTTGAAGCCATTCCCATGGTAGTATTAATCGGGTTTATCGTATTAATCGGGGTATACCCTGCCGTTTTGAGTGAACCCCTGCAAGCTACCATTCAAAATATCGTGTTAAGGATAGGGGGGTAA
- a CDS encoding F0F1 ATP synthase subunit epsilon, protein MSTFRLEIVTPERKVYSDDVNFIVARGVEGDLGILRGHMPLVTPLKISSLRIKKDGIEQEMAISGGFLEVRGDVVTVLAETAELPEEIDVNRALAAKERAERRLAESGQEEIDFKRAQLALQRALNRIQVAKKAQK, encoded by the coding sequence ATGAGTACATTCCGATTGGAAATTGTTACTCCGGAGCGCAAGGTATATAGCGATGACGTTAATTTCATCGTAGCCAGAGGAGTAGAAGGGGATTTGGGGATCTTAAGGGGACACATGCCCCTGGTAACCCCGTTGAAAATCAGTTCCCTTCGCATCAAGAAGGATGGAATTGAACAGGAAATGGCCATCAGCGGAGGCTTTCTCGAAGTGCGCGGGGACGTGGTCACCGTGCTGGCCGAAACGGCAGAACTGCCTGAAGAAATCGATGTAAACCGCGCTCTGGCTGCAAAGGAACGAGCCGAACGGCGCCTGGCCGAATCTGGACAGGAAGAAATTGATTTTAAAAGAGCCCAATTGGCACTCCAGAGGGCCCTTAACCGGATCCAGGTGGCCAAAAAGGCACAGAAATAG
- a CDS encoding NADH-quinone oxidoreductase subunit D yields MANQIRTEEILLNVGPQHPSTHGVFRMIVKLDGEIITEVTPVIGYLHRGTEKLAEDLNYTQIIPFTDRMDYLSAMTNNYVICHAVETLMGIEVPERAEYLRVIVMELQRIASHLVWFGTYLLDIGAMSPFLYAFRDREMIVNMFNELCGARLTYNYMRVGGVKWDAPEGWIQKVRDFVPYMREQLEGYHRLVSGNEIFLNRVKGVGTYDAQTAINYSLSGANLRCTGVKWDLRKDEPYSIYDRFDFDIPVQTSGDCYARYLIRMEEMAQSLRIVEQAVEQFPEGGEIMAKVPRVLRGPKDAETFVRIESPRGEIGCYISSNGKDKPYRIKFRRPSFVNLQILPKVLVGENIANMIAILGGVDIVLGEVDG; encoded by the coding sequence ATGGCGAATCAGATTCGTACAGAAGAAATATTGCTAAACGTGGGTCCCCAGCACCCTAGTACCCATGGTGTTTTCCGCATGATTGTTAAATTGGACGGAGAAATCATTACAGAAGTGACTCCAGTTATAGGATATCTCCATCGGGGAACTGAAAAACTGGCTGAAGATCTCAATTACACCCAAATTATTCCTTTTACAGACCGTATGGACTACTTGTCTGCCATGACCAACAACTATGTCATCTGTCACGCGGTTGAAACGCTGATGGGAATAGAGGTTCCGGAACGGGCGGAATATCTCAGGGTGATTGTCATGGAACTGCAGAGAATCGCCAGCCACCTGGTTTGGTTTGGAACCTATTTATTAGACATCGGAGCCATGAGCCCATTCCTTTATGCCTTCAGGGATCGGGAAATGATTGTCAATATGTTTAATGAATTGTGCGGTGCCAGACTCACCTATAACTACATGAGAGTCGGGGGAGTCAAATGGGATGCCCCTGAAGGATGGATTCAAAAGGTTAGAGACTTTGTCCCCTATATGAGGGAACAATTGGAAGGTTACCATCGACTGGTCTCGGGAAATGAGATTTTCCTGAATCGTGTAAAAGGTGTAGGAACCTATGATGCGCAGACCGCCATCAATTACTCTCTGAGCGGTGCTAACTTAAGGTGTACCGGAGTGAAATGGGATCTCCGAAAGGATGAGCCATACTCCATCTATGACCGCTTTGATTTTGATATCCCCGTGCAAACAAGTGGGGATTGCTATGCCCGTTATTTGATTCGGATGGAAGAAATGGCCCAATCCCTACGCATTGTGGAGCAGGCGGTGGAGCAGTTCCCGGAAGGGGGAGAAATTATGGCGAAGGTACCAAGGGTTCTTCGTGGTCCTAAGGATGCCGAAACCTTTGTCAGAATAGAATCTCCCCGTGGTGAAATTGGATGCTATATCTCCAGCAACGGAAAAGATAAACCCTACCGCATCAAGTTTCGCAGACCTTCCTTCGTCAATTTGCAGATTTTGCCTAAAGTGCTGGTGGGTGAAAACATTGCCAACATGATTGCCATTCTCGGTGGGGTCGATATTGTTCTTGGGGAGGTTGATGGTTAA
- a CDS encoding NuoB/complex I 20 kDa subunit family protein produces MDLNLENLSLEEQAELKRSVMFTTMEEIKAWSRSNSLWPLGFGLACCAIEMMGTGASHYDLDRFGTIFRASPRQSDLMIVAGTVTKKMAPLLRRLYDQMAEPKWVIAMGSCATAGGPYVNSYAVVKGVDQIVPVDVYIPGCPPSPVALIYGINKLREKIRYEAKTGKKVTSQ; encoded by the coding sequence ATGGATCTAAACTTGGAAAACCTTTCCTTAGAAGAGCAGGCTGAACTGAAGAGAAGCGTGATGTTTACCACCATGGAGGAAATAAAGGCATGGTCACGCAGCAACTCCCTGTGGCCCCTTGGCTTTGGATTAGCTTGCTGTGCTATTGAAATGATGGGAACCGGTGCATCCCATTACGATTTGGACCGTTTTGGAACGATTTTTCGGGCTTCCCCACGTCAATCCGATTTGATGATCGTGGCTGGAACGGTAACCAAGAAAATGGCACCCCTTTTGCGCCGACTGTACGATCAGATGGCAGAACCCAAATGGGTCATCGCCATGGGTTCATGCGCTACAGCAGGAGGTCCTTATGTCAACTCCTATGCCGTAGTGAAAGGTGTGGATCAAATCGTGCCAGTGGATGTCTACATTCCCGGATGTCCTCCAAGCCCGGTCGCACTAATATATGGCATTAATAAATTGCGTGAAAAAATTCGTTATGAGGCAAAAACCGGGAAGAAGGTGACCAGCCAATGA
- the nuoK gene encoding NADH-quinone oxidoreductase subunit NuoK, producing MGVPLASYLLVAALLFCIGLYGALTKRNAVIVLLSIELMLNAVNINLVAFAKYGLFANIAGQIFTLFTMTVAAAEASVGLAILIALYRNRGTVNVDEMDIMKR from the coding sequence ATGGGAGTCCCATTGGCCTCTTATCTATTGGTGGCCGCTCTACTTTTTTGTATCGGATTGTATGGAGCGTTAACCAAAAGAAACGCCGTGATCGTCTTATTGTCCATTGAATTAATGCTGAATGCCGTCAATATTAATCTGGTAGCATTTGCTAAATATGGCCTGTTTGCCAATATTGCCGGACAAATTTTCACCCTGTTTACCATGACGGTGGCCGCTGCCGAAGCGTCCGTAGGGCTAGCGATTCTCATCGCCCTCTACCGCAATAGGGGTACCGTAAACGTAGATGAGATGGATATTATGAAGCGATAA
- a CDS encoding NADH-quinone oxidoreductase subunit A encodes MEIYTNNYLIVAIFIFLGILLPVAALTIGRFLRPHNPTPEKRTTYESGNEAIGSSWVRYNVRYYIFALMFVVFDVETVFLYPWAVAYDKLGLFALIEMLIFVTMLFMGLIYAWKKKVLKWI; translated from the coding sequence ATGGAAATATACACCAATAATTACCTGATTGTAGCCATCTTTATCTTCCTGGGCATTCTCTTGCCGGTAGCCGCCCTCACCATCGGTCGTTTCTTACGACCCCATAATCCTACACCGGAGAAGAGAACCACCTATGAAAGCGGAAATGAAGCCATCGGCAGCAGTTGGGTGCGTTACAACGTTCGCTATTACATTTTTGCACTGATGTTTGTTGTTTTCGATGTTGAAACGGTATTTTTATATCCTTGGGCAGTGGCCTATGATAAGCTTGGTTTGTTTGCATTGATTGAAATGCTCATCTTCGTGACCATGCTATTCATGGGACTTATTTATGCCTGGAAGAAGAAGGTGTTAAAATGGATCTAA
- the nuoI gene encoding NADH-quinone oxidoreductase subunit NuoI, which yields MLGIAKGLGYTLKQLTKKKVTHMYPDVPYEMPDRFRGIQHFYPEKCIVCNQCARICPTGCINLVGKPHPDPTKKGKVIDTYDINFELCILCDLCTEVCPTEAIVMTNNFELAAYSRDELFKDIKWLHENDTNIRKGNKP from the coding sequence ATGCTAGGCATAGCAAAAGGATTAGGGTACACCCTGAAACAGTTGACCAAGAAAAAAGTAACCCATATGTATCCGGACGTACCGTATGAAATGCCGGACCGTTTTCGCGGAATTCAGCATTTTTATCCGGAGAAATGTATCGTCTGTAATCAGTGTGCAAGGATTTGTCCGACCGGTTGCATTAATCTTGTAGGAAAGCCTCACCCTGATCCCACGAAAAAAGGAAAAGTCATTGATACCTATGATATCAACTTTGAACTTTGTATCCTTTGCGACTTGTGTACGGAAGTTTGTCCCACTGAGGCTATTGTAATGACCAATAATTTCGAGCTGGCTGCCTACAGCCGGGATGAATTGTTTAAGGATATCAAATGGCTCCATGAAAATGACACCAACATTAGGAAGGGGAATAAGCCATGA
- the nuoN gene encoding NADH-quinone oxidoreductase subunit NuoN, whose amino-acid sequence MNVLDHPWGILAPEFAILGVATLIMIIDLFMSDEQDRSIFGWMGIAGILLSIYFVFQNVGEPVQQIMNDMIRLDAFANIFKLLFLTGTALVLLITINYVDKKEIKYDGELYYLILTALLGAMIMASSADLITLFVGLELLSISSYIMAGLKKKHIQSNESAFKYVVTGGIASAILLYGMSFVYGLTGSTNLYVIADRLGEAYQGGFDLMVYLAFFLMFVGLTYKISAVPIHMWAPDVYQGAPTPITAFLASVSKAAGFAIVFRVFLTAFSSLVKFSPEGGMISVLFNQLPIYIGIVAAATMIIGNTLALRQTNVKRMMAYSGIGHAGYLLIPFATITNIFFEQALYYLIGYLFATVGAFAIIMVVNRDQGTEDMKSFAGLYHRAPLTAFAMTILLISMAGLPITAGFFGKFYIFLSSVLRGNYWLAGIMVATSVVSYFYYFGIIRQMYMRAGSDQPLKIPPTIATVVIIAVVVVITAGFVPNTVIDFLQVNFNLTEIFVR is encoded by the coding sequence ATGAACGTATTAGATCATCCCTGGGGGATATTGGCGCCGGAGTTTGCGATCCTGGGTGTGGCTACGCTGATCATGATCATTGACCTGTTTATGTCTGATGAGCAGGACCGCAGCATATTCGGATGGATGGGGATTGCCGGAATCCTCCTCTCCATCTACTTCGTCTTCCAAAATGTAGGGGAGCCGGTCCAGCAGATTATGAATGACATGATCCGTCTGGATGCCTTTGCCAATATCTTTAAGCTCTTGTTCCTGACAGGAACCGCGTTGGTTCTGTTGATCACCATCAATTATGTGGACAAGAAAGAAATTAAATATGACGGAGAATTATACTACTTGATCTTAACGGCCCTTTTGGGAGCCATGATCATGGCCTCCTCCGCCGATCTGATCACCTTATTCGTAGGGTTGGAGCTTCTCAGTATCTCCTCCTACATTATGGCCGGATTGAAGAAGAAACATATTCAATCGAATGAATCTGCCTTTAAGTATGTGGTAACTGGAGGAATCGCCTCTGCCATTCTCCTGTACGGAATGAGCTTTGTTTATGGATTAACAGGCAGCACCAACCTTTATGTGATTGCTGACCGTTTGGGAGAGGCGTACCAAGGCGGATTTGATCTGATGGTATATCTGGCCTTCTTTCTGATGTTTGTGGGATTAACCTACAAGATTTCCGCCGTTCCCATTCACATGTGGGCACCCGACGTATACCAGGGAGCACCGACTCCCATAACCGCCTTCTTGGCATCGGTGTCCAAGGCTGCCGGATTCGCCATTGTTTTCCGGGTCTTCCTAACCGCCTTCAGCTCACTGGTGAAATTTTCACCGGAGGGCGGAATGATCAGCGTATTATTTAATCAGCTGCCGATCTATATTGGCATCGTTGCTGCAGCGACAATGATCATCGGGAATACCTTGGCCTTAAGGCAAACCAATGTGAAGAGAATGATGGCCTACTCAGGTATTGGCCATGCCGGATACCTGTTGATCCCCTTTGCAACGATCACCAACATTTTCTTTGAACAGGCGTTGTATTATCTAATCGGCTATCTCTTCGCCACCGTAGGAGCCTTTGCCATCATCATGGTGGTAAACCGTGACCAGGGAACAGAAGATATGAAATCTTTTGCCGGCTTATACCATCGGGCTCCGCTGACCGCCTTTGCCATGACCATCCTGCTGATCTCCATGGCAGGGCTGCCCATTACGGCCGGATTCTTTGGGAAATTTTACATCTTCTTAAGCTCAGTGTTAAGGGGAAATTATTGGTTGGCCGGGATCATGGTCGCAACCAGCGTCGTTTCCTACTTCTACTACTTTGGCATCATCCGTCAAATGTATATGAGGGCAGGAAGTGATCAACCGCTAAAGATTCCCCCAACGATTGCCACTGTGGTCATCATCGCTGTGGTCGTTGTGATTACGGCCGGATTTGTGCCTAACACCGTCATTGACTTCCTCCAGGTTAACTTTAACCTGACCGAAATCTTTGTTCGATAG
- a CDS encoding NADH-quinone oxidoreductase subunit C: MSENVEQSASVNQPLLDKYVKIITEKFGDQVIEDAYINQTSKDIPTLVIKKESWKAVAEVLKQHEELAFDYLSNLLGVDYEKHMETVYYFYSYKNRQPLAVRVKLDREKPEVDSITSLWSGANWNERETYDLLGIVFKGHPNLSRILLPEDWVGYPLRKDYQPYDEGV; this comes from the coding sequence ATGAGCGAAAATGTAGAACAGTCTGCGTCTGTTAACCAGCCCCTTTTAGATAAATATGTGAAAATAATTACAGAAAAGTTTGGCGATCAAGTCATTGAAGACGCCTATATCAATCAAACCAGCAAGGATATTCCCACCCTTGTCATCAAGAAGGAGAGTTGGAAGGCTGTCGCAGAAGTTTTAAAGCAACATGAGGAATTGGCGTTTGATTACCTGTCCAACCTTCTCGGGGTTGACTATGAGAAACATATGGAGACGGTCTATTATTTCTACTCCTACAAGAATCGCCAGCCCCTGGCCGTTCGGGTGAAATTGGATCGGGAAAAACCGGAAGTGGATTCCATCACTTCCCTATGGAGCGGAGCCAATTGGAATGAAAGGGAAACCTATGACTTGCTGGGGATTGTGTTTAAAGGTCACCCCAACCTATCTCGTATCCTGCTCCCAGAGGATTGGGTCGGATATCCGCTTCGCAAAGATTACCAGCCTTATGATGAGGGGGTGTAG
- the nuoH gene encoding NADH-quinone oxidoreductase subunit NuoH produces MVQYLQQPLNWVNGTVFALSGVVFLFIILGFVTYAIYFQRKLLGWMQLRIGPNRVGPLGLLQTVADVLKLLIKEDIIPAKADKPLFILAPVIAFVPSFAVLATLPFSETLGFADLGVGLLYYIAVSGITTIGVLAGGWASHNKWAILGALRAVAQMISYEIPLVMSVIGVVLLTGSLNLRDIVEAQSGGIWNWFFLVQILGFLIFVVAAVAELNRTPFDLPEAESELIAGYNVEYSGFRFAFFMLAEYVYLFGMSAIATLVFLGGWNPPFEFLAFIPGIIWFILKFSFAVFFIFWLQATLPRVRADQLMTFGWKVLIPLSLLNIFITALIKTIV; encoded by the coding sequence ATGGTCCAATATTTGCAGCAACCGTTAAACTGGGTAAACGGAACGGTATTTGCTCTCTCCGGAGTTGTTTTCCTTTTCATAATATTAGGCTTTGTAACCTATGCCATCTACTTCCAGCGCAAATTATTGGGTTGGATGCAGCTGAGGATAGGCCCTAACCGGGTAGGCCCCCTTGGCCTATTGCAAACCGTGGCAGATGTACTCAAGCTATTGATCAAAGAGGATATCATTCCGGCTAAAGCAGATAAGCCGTTGTTTATATTGGCGCCTGTCATCGCTTTTGTCCCTTCCTTTGCGGTATTGGCTACCCTCCCCTTTTCCGAAACCCTGGGCTTTGCAGATTTGGGTGTAGGCTTGCTTTACTATATCGCCGTATCAGGAATTACAACCATTGGGGTGTTAGCTGGAGGATGGGCATCCCATAACAAGTGGGCAATTTTAGGAGCTTTGCGGGCCGTTGCCCAAATGATCAGTTATGAAATTCCATTGGTCATGTCCGTCATCGGGGTGGTACTCCTGACCGGAAGCCTCAATCTAAGAGATATTGTCGAAGCCCAAAGCGGAGGGATCTGGAACTGGTTCTTCCTGGTGCAGATTCTTGGATTTTTAATCTTTGTTGTCGCTGCTGTTGCCGAACTGAACCGGACGCCATTTGACCTCCCGGAAGCGGAGTCGGAGTTGATTGCAGGATACAACGTAGAGTACAGCGGTTTCCGTTTTGCCTTCTTTATGTTGGCAGAATATGTGTATTTGTTTGGAATGTCAGCAATAGCCACCTTGGTTTTCCTTGGAGGATGGAATCCGCCCTTTGAATTTTTAGCCTTTATTCCAGGGATTATCTGGTTTATCCTTAAATTTTCTTTCGCTGTCTTCTTTATCTTTTGGCTGCAAGCGACATTGCCCCGTGTGAGAGCAGACCAGTTAATGACCTTTGGCTGGAAAGTGCTGATTCCGCTCTCCTTGTTAAACATCTTTATTACGGCTTTGATTAAAACGATTGTGTAA